One genomic segment of Impatiens glandulifera chromosome 6, dImpGla2.1, whole genome shotgun sequence includes these proteins:
- the LOC124943395 gene encoding polygalacturonase-like, with amino-acid sequence MSSCLVFTLILNSLIAAATAATYNVVTFGAKANGKTDSTKAFLSTWASACASSGKATIYVPSGRYLIGSTAVFSGLNCKFSAITIRIDGTLVAPSDYRILGSSVNWIMFQRVNGISINGGILDGQGTSLWACKASKKGCPKGFTSLKISNSNNVIVSGLRSLNSQMFHIAINGCNNVKLQNLKISAPSASPNTDGIHISQSSVVTITNSVIGTGDDCISIGPGSTNLWIQNIVCGPGHGISIGSLGQTLQEAGVQNVTVTSTTFKGTENGVRIKTFAKPSNGFVKNVLFQHVTMVNVKNPIIIDQHYCPSGNGCSNQESGVKINGITYLDIHGTSTKQVGVKFDCSKTNPCSGLRFNNINLLVGNSKVVPQVSCSNAKITTSGVTVPVSCS; translated from the exons ATGTCTTCTTGTCTTGTTTTCACACTTATCTTAAACTCTCTAATTGCAGCAGCAACAGCAGCCACATACAATGTGGTTACCTTCGGAGCCAAGGCTAACGGTAAGACCGATTCGACCAAAGCATTTCTGAGTACATGGGCTTCGGCTTGTGCCTCATCTGGAAAAGCTACAATCTATGTGCCATCTGGAAGATACTTGATCGGATCAACCGCCGTATTTAGTGGCCTAAACTGCAAATTCAGTGCGATCACAATTCGCATCGATGGAACCCTCGTGGCCCCATCAGATTATCGGATTCTGGGAAGTTCGGTAAATTGGATCATGTTTCAAAGGGTCAATGGAATCTCTATCAATGGTGGCATACTTGATGGCCAAGGCACCAGCTTATGGGCTTGCAAAGCTTCCAAGAAGGGCTGCCCTAAGGGATTTACG TCTTTAAAGATCAGCAATTCGAACAATGTCATTGTAAGTGGATTAAGATCGTTAAACAGCCAAATGTTTCACATCGCGATAAATGGATGCAACAATGTCAAATTGCAAAATTTGAAGATATCGGCTCCTAGTGCAAGTCCAAATACCGATGGCATCCACATATCGCAATCCTCTGTTGTCACAATCACCAATTCTGTTATTGGAACCGGTGATGACTGCATCTCTATTGGCCCCGGCTCCACCAATTTATGGATCCAAAACATTGTTTGCGGGCCTGGACATGGTATCAG TATTGGAAGCCTAGGGCAAACCTTACAAGAGGCTGGAGTACAAAACGTGACGGTAACAAGTACGACATTTAAAGGAACAGAAAACGGGGTGCGAATAAAGACTTTCGCCAAGCCAAGTAATGGATTTGTTAAGAATGTTCTCTTCCAACATGTTACTATGGTCAATGTCAAAAACCCTATAATCATTGATCAACATTATTGCCCTAGCGGAAATGGCTGTTCAAATCAG GAGTCAGGAGTGAAAATCAACGGAATAACTTACCTAGACATTCATGGAACATCAACCAAACAAGTAGGAGTGAAATTCGACTGCAGTAAGACAAATCCGTGTAGTGGATTAAGGTTCAATAACATCAATTTATTGGTCGGAAATAGTAAGGTGGTGCCACAAGTATCATGCTCCAATGCTAAAATCACTACTTCTGGTGTAACAGTTCCTGTCAGCTGCTCGTAG